A section of the Mesorhizobium loti genome encodes:
- a CDS encoding helix-turn-helix transcriptional regulator: MEGKRVSESRSQEAWEAAAFAEDFRGGVFAAQQRLRNRLLDRGVIRRAQARDLAAHMLLHLDDLPGCWFIATNWLRAELGCQRVDTGFGLREARDYFPGFAEAKDADYDVPSFGGGGAVDNRDPAMQAMWLEPHPLIFADIKQDSRITMRLRQRMSGARTKSKFAWALRTGRGSYGLICADWTEHLVPWESGLHDCFEHTVVDVLNPIISVAKEIADHDTTTGNGDEVRRSYHLALSARLTGTASLATLTLSEIEIARLVAKGLSYKEIARIRRRSFSTIDHQLRSIRRKTGVSSTSALVSLLARSDFPLA; the protein is encoded by the coding sequence TTGGAAGGGAAAAGGGTGTCGGAAAGTCGAAGCCAGGAAGCGTGGGAAGCGGCAGCCTTTGCGGAGGATTTCCGCGGAGGTGTCTTCGCCGCGCAGCAGCGGCTGCGTAACCGGCTCCTTGATCGCGGTGTAATCCGACGCGCACAGGCGCGCGATCTAGCCGCCCACATGCTCCTTCATCTTGATGACCTTCCAGGCTGCTGGTTCATTGCCACAAACTGGCTGCGAGCCGAGCTTGGATGTCAGCGCGTTGACACCGGTTTTGGATTGCGTGAGGCTAGGGATTATTTCCCCGGCTTCGCGGAAGCGAAGGACGCGGACTACGACGTTCCCTCTTTCGGCGGTGGCGGGGCTGTCGATAATCGCGATCCTGCGATGCAGGCCATGTGGCTGGAGCCGCACCCATTGATCTTTGCCGATATCAAGCAGGACAGTCGCATCACGATGCGACTACGACAAAGGATGTCGGGGGCGAGGACGAAATCAAAGTTCGCTTGGGCGCTTCGGACCGGACGCGGCAGCTACGGCCTGATTTGCGCTGACTGGACCGAGCACCTTGTTCCTTGGGAATCCGGTCTCCACGATTGCTTCGAACACACGGTGGTCGATGTCCTCAACCCGATCATCTCCGTTGCCAAGGAGATCGCCGATCACGACACGACGACCGGGAATGGGGACGAGGTACGGCGGAGCTATCATTTGGCCTTGTCAGCGCGCCTTACGGGCACAGCGTCGCTGGCAACGCTGACACTATCCGAGATCGAGATCGCCAGACTGGTCGCAAAGGGCCTGAGCTACAAGGAAATAGCCAGAATTCGCCGCAGGTCTTTCTCCACGATCGATCATCAGCTCAGGAGTATACGGCGGAAAACCGGTGTCTCCAGCACATCCGCCCTGGTCAGCTTGCTCGCAAGGTCTGACTTCCCCTTGGCCTGA
- a CDS encoding dihydrofolate reductase family protein, with the protein MAKLVFGMNQSLDGYVDHTGFAPPPTLFRHFIEEAQKQAGSVYGRQMYEIMRYWDDDHPEWDAERQAFAAAWRNQPKWVVSRSLKSVGPKARLIEDDLESAIRDLKAGSDGEIEVAGPTLAQSLTELGLIDEYRIYLHPVVLGHGKPYFAGPRPPLRLLTHDRICEDVIRLTYVPA; encoded by the coding sequence GTGGCAAAGCTCGTCTTCGGAATGAACCAGTCCCTGGACGGCTACGTCGACCATACGGGATTTGCGCCACCCCCCACGCTCTTCCGCCACTTCATCGAGGAGGCTCAGAAGCAGGCGGGCAGCGTGTATGGTCGCCAAATGTATGAGATCATGCGTTACTGGGACGACGATCATCCTGAATGGGATGCGGAGCGACAGGCCTTCGCGGCGGCGTGGCGAAACCAGCCCAAATGGGTCGTTTCGCGCTCGCTGAAGTCGGTCGGCCCCAAGGCCAGGCTGATCGAGGATGATCTCGAAAGTGCTATCCGCGATCTGAAGGCCGGGAGCGACGGGGAGATCGAGGTTGCTGGTCCGACCTTGGCGCAAAGCCTCACAGAGCTTGGCCTGATCGATGAATATCGAATCTACCTGCACCCCGTCGTGCTTGGTCACGGCAAGCCATATTTCGCCGGCCCCCGACCGCCGCTCCGCCTTCTGACTCACGATCGGATCTGCGAGGACGTGATCCGGCTGACCTACGTTCCAGCTTGA
- a CDS encoding alpha/beta fold hydrolase encodes MVDNPFYGPETQGDYKLHDLGNLILESGETLRGAKLAYRTFGTPNAEKSNAVLVTTWFSGTGKVMQDVYVGPDHALDPNRYFIVIVDQLGSGVSSSPQNTPPPQAMAKFPKLCIGDDVRAQHRMLTDLFGIERLALVVGGSMGGQQVYEWAVVHPRMVERAAPIAATARISLHQQVFVETLKEAITSDPRWNSGWYASGLVVREGMDRMARIVATLGRSTQFYQEERWRSVVGMSSLDDFINGVMKAYFEPMDPNVLLCEMHKWQRADVSRHAGGDLAAALARVEARTMVMPISHDGFFPPHECEADCRLVPGALFRVIQSPEGHMGLNGFEPGYMEQVDRHLNELLAA; translated from the coding sequence ATGGTCGACAATCCGTTCTATGGTCCCGAAACGCAGGGCGACTACAAGCTTCACGATCTCGGCAACCTGATCCTTGAAAGCGGAGAAACGCTACGCGGCGCAAAGCTGGCCTACCGGACCTTCGGAACACCGAACGCCGAGAAGTCCAATGCCGTCCTGGTGACCACCTGGTTCTCCGGAACCGGCAAGGTAATGCAGGACGTTTATGTTGGTCCGGACCATGCGCTTGATCCGAACCGGTACTTCATCGTCATCGTGGATCAACTCGGCAGCGGCGTCTCGTCTTCGCCGCAGAACACGCCCCCACCACAGGCGATGGCGAAGTTCCCGAAGCTCTGCATCGGCGACGATGTCCGCGCGCAGCATCGTATGCTGACAGACCTGTTCGGCATCGAACGGCTGGCGCTCGTGGTCGGCGGGTCGATGGGCGGACAGCAGGTCTATGAATGGGCGGTCGTTCATCCGCGGATGGTTGAACGGGCGGCGCCGATCGCCGCAACCGCTCGCATTTCGCTGCATCAGCAGGTCTTTGTCGAAACGCTGAAGGAGGCGATCACGTCCGACCCGCGCTGGAACAGCGGCTGGTATGCCTCGGGCCTTGTCGTGCGCGAGGGTATGGACCGAATGGCGCGGATCGTGGCGACACTCGGCCGGTCCACGCAGTTCTACCAAGAGGAGCGGTGGCGCAGCGTGGTCGGCATGTCGTCGCTGGATGATTTCATCAATGGCGTGATGAAGGCCTATTTCGAGCCGATGGACCCCAATGTCCTATTGTGTGAGATGCACAAGTGGCAGCGGGCGGATGTGTCTCGACACGCGGGAGGTGATCTTGCCGCGGCGCTGGCTCGGGTCGAGGCAAGGACGATGGTCATGCCCATCAGTCATGACGGCTTCTTCCCGCCGCACGAATGCGAGGCCGACTGTCGCCTTGTACCGGGCGCGCTGTTCCGGGTGATCCAGTCGCCCGAGGGTCACATGGGCCTGAACGGGTTCGAGCCGGGATACATGGAACAGGTGGACCGCCATCTGAACGAGCTGCTCGCCGCCTGA
- a CDS encoding GlcG/HbpS family heme-binding protein — protein MTKRLLAAAALMACLPTLGVAEGLGSKSILTYDAAERMIAACFAAQAAAGYPKVNVVVVDDGGRLIAAARQDGACKACTDIAQNKAITSSLYAAPTRAMADLSFGVKRDGVDAGLPGAAFVPGLVAFAGGLPIKTVAGDVIGGIGVSGASEDEDEGCAQAAVDAVSKSLN, from the coding sequence ATGACCAAACGATTGCTTGCGGCAGCAGCGCTAATGGCTTGCTTGCCGACGCTCGGCGTGGCCGAGGGTCTCGGCAGCAAATCCATACTTACCTATGATGCCGCCGAAAGGATGATCGCGGCCTGCTTCGCTGCTCAGGCCGCCGCCGGCTATCCCAAGGTCAACGTCGTCGTGGTCGACGACGGCGGGCGGCTGATTGCCGCCGCGCGACAGGATGGGGCCTGCAAGGCCTGCACCGACATCGCTCAGAACAAGGCGATCACCTCCTCCCTCTACGCAGCCCCCACCCGGGCGATGGCCGATCTATCGTTCGGCGTGAAGCGCGACGGCGTGGACGCTGGCTTGCCAGGTGCGGCCTTTGTTCCCGGCCTCGTGGCCTTTGCCGGCGGTCTTCCAATCAAGACCGTGGCCGGTGACGTCATCGGCGGGATCGGCGTCAGTGGCGCCAGCGAGGATGAGGACGAAGGCTGCGCGCAGGCGGCCGTCGATGCCGTTTCGAAAAGCCTGAACTGA
- a CDS encoding ABC transporter ATP-binding protein: MQPTKDKVLNVRGATKTYMTQSGDVHALKDVDLTVRPGEFISVVGPSGCGKTTLLWSIAGLHKLTSGAIALGEAWITRPHPSIGMMFQEANLLPWRTIRQNIELPFEIRRQRPDAARIDTFLERVGLGGFGDKMPRELSGGMQQRASIVRALASDPTVLLMDEPFGALDAFTRDEMNKLVEEIWLESRKTVILITHSIAEAVFLADKVYIMSARPGQIARMVDIPFPRPRSLDLMETREFFELVNMIKHDIKHQPSAKPAAAIAG; encoded by the coding sequence ATGCAACCTACTAAAGACAAGGTGCTGAACGTCAGAGGCGCCACCAAAACCTATATGACTCAGTCGGGCGACGTTCACGCCCTCAAGGACGTCGATCTGACGGTGCGGCCGGGCGAATTCATCTCGGTTGTTGGGCCATCCGGTTGCGGCAAGACCACGCTGCTCTGGTCAATCGCCGGGCTTCACAAGCTGACCTCGGGCGCGATCGCACTCGGCGAGGCATGGATTACGCGCCCGCATCCCAGCATCGGCATGATGTTTCAGGAAGCGAACCTCCTGCCCTGGCGGACCATTCGCCAGAATATCGAGCTGCCGTTCGAAATCCGGAGGCAACGCCCGGATGCCGCGCGGATCGATACGTTCCTTGAGCGTGTCGGCCTCGGCGGCTTCGGCGACAAGATGCCCCGCGAATTGTCCGGCGGCATGCAGCAGCGTGCGTCCATCGTGCGCGCACTGGCGAGCGATCCGACGGTGCTCTTGATGGACGAACCGTTCGGAGCCCTCGACGCCTTCACGCGCGATGAGATGAACAAGCTGGTCGAGGAGATCTGGCTGGAATCCCGCAAGACGGTGATCCTGATCACCCACTCCATCGCCGAGGCGGTGTTCCTGGCCGACAAGGTCTACATCATGAGCGCGCGCCCGGGCCAGATCGCGCGAATGGTCGATATCCCGTTTCCGCGGCCAAGGTCGCTCGACCTCATGGAGACGCGCGAGTTCTTCGAACTCGTCAACATGATCAAGCACGACATCAAGCACCAGCCGTCGGCGAAGCCTGCGGCCGCCATCGCGGGATGA